One Methanobacterium alcaliphilum genomic window carries:
- a CDS encoding DUF308 domain-containing protein yields the protein MQKIGSALVLIILGLIVLAFPLLGVIPASVITGFIVLILGLGLLLGGIVEMGESAALGILEVVLGIIALILGIGFIFNPAMFSFLAAFIIYLAGFFLIIAGIMGVISNVGGSRWNGIVAIVIGVLYLIIGSFVSDPRVLGALIGLWLLITGIIMLFQKE from the coding sequence ATGCAAAAAATAGGTAGCGCTTTAGTTTTGATAATCCTTGGTTTAATTGTCCTGGCTTTCCCACTATTAGGTGTGATACCAGCTAGTGTAATCACCGGATTTATAGTTTTAATATTAGGTTTAGGTCTCCTCTTAGGAGGAATAGTTGAAATGGGTGAGAGTGCAGCCCTTGGAATCCTGGAAGTTGTTCTAGGAATTATAGCACTTATCCTGGGAATTGGATTTATATTCAACCCCGCAATGTTTAGTTTCCTTGCAGCATTTATAATTTACCTTGCAGGTTTCTTCCTGATTATTGCAGGTATTATGGGTGTAATCTCCAATGTTGGAGGAAGCAGATGGAATGGTATTGTAGCCATAGTAATAGGTGTTCTTTACCTGATAATAGGTTCTTTTGTTTCAGATCCTCGGGTCTTAGGAGCATTAATAGGACTATGGTTGTTAATTACTGGAATAATAATGTTATTCCAAAAAGAATAA
- a CDS encoding ArsR/SmtB family transcription factor, translated as MKEEGMCEIEKVNEEKVKDIKNQMLSDDLIIKVTDNFKTISDPTRLKILHALSKTSLCVCDLSALLEMSQSAVSHQLRVLRDKNMVKFKKEGKMARYYLADEHVLLFIKMGIEHAEE; from the coding sequence ATGAAAGAAGAAGGGATGTGTGAAATAGAAAAAGTGAATGAGGAGAAAGTAAAAGATATTAAAAATCAAATGTTAAGTGATGATTTGATTATTAAGGTCACAGATAATTTCAAAACTATAAGTGATCCCACCCGGCTTAAAATATTACATGCTCTTTCTAAAACATCTTTATGTGTTTGTGATTTATCAGCGCTTTTGGAAATGAGCCAATCTGCTGTTTCACATCAATTGAGGGTTTTAAGGGATAAAAATATGGTTAAATTTAAAAAAGAAGGTAAAATGGCCCGATATTATCTTGCAGATGAACATGTTCTGCTTTTTATTAAAATGGGCATAGAACATGCAGAAGAATAA
- a CDS encoding PRC-barrel domain-containing protein, whose product MKASEFIGKVVIDPKGLEIGKIADIIVKPEECLIDRVIISSGGVLSKKYLSVTEKEIDAIGDYIIITLSQEEAGERLGQEDFDSVKKVALNFQKLIGKTVITQNGVELGTVEDMIVKPKECLIENVIIKSKSDLGRKTFMVGEGEIIDIKDFMVLKLDLDDIEDRLI is encoded by the coding sequence ATGAAGGCCAGTGAATTTATAGGTAAAGTTGTAATTGATCCAAAAGGATTAGAAATTGGAAAAATAGCAGATATCATTGTAAAACCTGAGGAATGTCTAATTGATAGGGTAATCATATCCAGCGGCGGTGTTTTAAGTAAAAAATATTTAAGCGTCACTGAAAAAGAGATAGATGCAATTGGGGACTATATCATAATAACCTTATCCCAAGAGGAAGCAGGAGAACGTTTAGGCCAGGAGGATTTTGATTCCGTTAAAAAAGTTGCCTTGAATTTCCAAAAATTAATTGGAAAAACAGTCATAACTCAAAATGGAGTAGAACTAGGAACTGTTGAGGATATGATTGTAAAACCTAAAGAATGTTTGATTGAAAATGTAATAATCAAATCAAAATCAGACTTAGGTAGAAAAACATTCATGGTTGGTGAAGGGGAAATAATAGATATTAAAGATTTCATGGTCTTGAAGCTTGATCTGGACGATATTGAAGATAGATTAATCTAA
- a CDS encoding cyclase family protein, translating into MQYTYLSYNIHEKSLVYKGLKEPKITHQNTIGTEGYNTYMLSIENHSGTHIDAPAHFLDDGKTISEYEASDFIFNNVLLLKSPQDPKGTIGLEELDGWDLSEKDCLLISTGFSNYRDSNPEKYLTQSPGISPDLIHHIRKKYPSIRCIGIDCVSISSYGDEKTAVKAHKTAFVKKEGYGDPLFLIEDMKLDGILPEKRIKKLMVFPWQIEGVDSAPATVIAQLE; encoded by the coding sequence ATGCAATATACTTATCTTTCATATAATATTCATGAAAAATCACTTGTTTATAAAGGACTGAAAGAGCCAAAAATTACTCATCAAAATACTATTGGGACTGAAGGATACAATACCTATATGCTTTCTATTGAAAACCATTCCGGAACACATATAGATGCACCAGCACATTTTTTAGATGATGGGAAAACAATTTCAGAATATGAGGCCTCAGATTTTATTTTCAATAATGTGTTGTTACTGAAATCTCCTCAAGATCCTAAAGGGACCATAGGCCTTGAAGAATTAGATGGATGGGATTTAAGTGAAAAAGATTGTCTTTTAATTTCCACTGGATTTAGCAACTACAGAGATAGCAATCCTGAAAAATATTTAACCCAAAGTCCTGGAATTTCTCCAGATTTAATTCACCATATTCGCAAAAAATATCCTTCAATAAGATGTATAGGGATCGATTGTGTATCTATTTCAAGCTATGGTGATGAAAAAACTGCAGTTAAAGCTCATAAAACCGCATTTGTTAAAAAAGAAGGGTATGGTGATCCTCTGTTTTTGATTGAGGACATGAAATTAGATGGTATTCTTCCTGAAAAAAGAATAAAAAAATTAATGGTTTTTCCATGGCAGATTGAAGGAGTGGACAGTGCCCCAGCTACAGTAATAGCGCAGTTAGAATAA
- the tsaA gene encoding tRNA (N6-threonylcarbamoyladenosine(37)-N6)-methyltransferase TrmO: MKEMTLKPIGVIHSPFEEKSKTPHQGIYTTSESVIEVFKEYKEALDGIENVKNIHILYWCDKSERNLLKVIPHGKTQKRGVFSTRAPSRPNPIALSLVELIKIDDTKLTVKGLEALDGSLVVDIKPYWKDIDCVD, translated from the coding sequence ATGAAAGAGATGACTTTAAAACCAATAGGTGTAATTCATTCGCCTTTTGAAGAAAAATCAAAAACACCGCATCAGGGAATATATACCACCTCTGAAAGTGTGATAGAGGTATTTAAAGAGTATAAGGAAGCTTTGGATGGTATTGAAAATGTTAAAAACATTCATATACTTTACTGGTGCGATAAATCAGAAAGAAATTTGCTTAAAGTAATTCCTCATGGTAAAACTCAAAAAAGAGGAGTTTTTTCCACTAGAGCACCCAGCAGGCCCAACCCCATAGCCCTATCGCTTGTAGAATTAATTAAGATAGATGATACGAAGTTAACAGTTAAGGGATTAGAAGCACTGGATGGATCATTAGTGGTGGATATTAAGCCTTACTGGAAAGATATTGATTGTGTTGATTAG